TGTAGTTCAGACAGCCAAGCTGAGTGGCTGGAGGTGTGGCCATAAAAGCAGGGGTAGGATCTGAGCCTGCCAACTCTCTGGCCCTTCCTGCCCCGGACTCTGCCCCTGGCTTGGCCTGAGCCAGGCTGGTGTCCCCCAGAGGCAACCTCTATGTtgtggggagaagtggggagcAGTAGAGCTGATCCAGATCCCATCCTGCCTGCAGCTCAGAGCCTGGCAATGCCGTTTGGGTGTGTGACTCTGGGCGACAAGAAGAACTATAATCAGCCGTCGGAGGTGACTGACAGATATGATTTGGGACAGGTCATCAAGACGTGAGTGCTGGTCTGGTGGGGCAAGGGTGGGTGGGCAAAGGCTGGGGAAAGGGGAGTGGAGTGCAGCCCACGCTGAGTCTGGGGCTGAGTGGGGTGCCTGCCGGCTGCAGTGAGGAGTTCTGTGAGATCTTCCGGGCCAAAGATAAGACGACGGGCAAGCTGCACACCTGCAAGAAGTTCCAGAAGCGGGACGGCCGCAAGGTGCGGAAGGCGGCTAAGAACGAGATAGGCATCCTCAAGATGTAAGTCTGGGGCttgggggtgggcggtggggtaGGAGGTAGCAGGGCCAGGCTTTGAGGGCAGGGGACTCATGCAGTTCCAGTCTCTGGCCAGTTAGTCTGCTGTGGCAACCAGAGCCTCTCTTACGGGTTCACCCAGCCCTAACTGTTGGCTCTTGTCTCTGCCGCCAGGGTAAAACATCCCAACATCTTGCAACTGGTGGACGTGTTTGTGACCCGCAAGGAGTACTTCATCTTCCTGGAGCTGTGAGTGTGGGCCTGGGGTCCCAGGATTCCTCTGTCTTCTGAAGCCAGGGAAAGCCCCCTTTCTGGACCCTTGGGGTCCCAGGTCCCTGCGCCTTGCCCAGCCAGCTACCTGGTGTGGGCAATCTGCCCAAGTGTTCCTGCCCTGCCCCCGATCCTGCCCACGCCGGGCTCAGGGGCTGGTGTCCCTCAGGGCCACGGGGAGGGAGGTGTTTGACTGGATCCTGGACCAGGGCTACTACTCGGAACGGGACACGAGCAATGTGGTGCGGCAGGTCCTGGAGGCCGTGGCCTACCTGCACTCACTCAAGATTGTGCACAGGAACCTCAAGGTGAGGCCAGAGCATCAGTTGGCAGTCGGTCTGGTGCCGGGGTGGGCAGCACTTTGAGGCCCTCCCCTCATGGAGTCTTTCTCTGCCCACTCACATGCCATTCCTGGCTGGAGCAGCTGGAGAACCTGGTTTATTACAACCGGCTGAAGAACTCAAAGATTGTCATCAGTGACTTCCACCTGGCTAAGCTAGAGAATGGCCTCATCAAGGAGCCCTGTGGGACCCCCGAGTACCTTGGCAagcaggggtggaggggcaggggcagggtggtAGACAGCCTTCAAGGAATGGCTCTGGGTAGGGGGGAAGGAAGTCCCCAGGAAGTGGGTGTGAATGGTACCAAGCCTGGCCAGGCCTGATATTGACCAGCCAATTGGTACTACGTTTGCAGCCCCAGAGGTTGTAGGCCGGCAGCGGTATGGACGCCCTGTAGACTGCTGGGCCATTGGAGTCATCATGTACATCCTGTGAGTGGATTGGCGAGTGAGGAGGCTTGCAGCTAGGTGGGGTATACCCCAGGGGGGGGTCTGTGTCCATGGCCTTCCTGGATGATCTTGCCCTCTGGCCCCATGCAGACTTTCAGGGAACCCACCTTTCTATGAGGAGGTAGAGGAAGATGACTACGAAAACCATGACAAGAATCTCTTCCGCAAGATCCTGGCAGGCGACTATGAGTTTGACTCTCCATACTGGGATGACATTTCACAGGCGGGTGAGGAGGTGCCCAGAATGTGGGTAGAGTGAAGGATTGGTGTGGGGGACCTGTTCTCAGCTTCCTCTGCTGGACTCTGCTCCTACCCCCCAGCACATCCATCACCTCTAGACAGTGAGATGGGGTGCCATGCCTAGCCTcttcctggctttgtccccagcCAAAGACCTGGTCACAAGGCTGATGGAGGTGGAGCAAGACCAGCGGATCACTGCAGAAGAGGCCATCTCCCATGAGTGGTGAGCAGGGCTTGGGGAGGATGGGAGGAGAGGTCAGGGTTCCCTTGGCCTCTATTCTCCTCACACCTAGCAGCCCCCATCCTGAGGCcttgggtgggggttgggaggcagcCAGAGCTCAGGCCAGCCCGAGCTCAGGCCAGCCCTGAGGGGTCTGCTTGATAATCCCCGGATCTCACAAGGAAAGGGCTGCACAGTTTCTCCGTGAAGGCCCATACCCCTTCAGATCTAGACACATTTGCACCCTTTCCAGGATTTCTGGCAATGCTGCTTCTGATAAGAACATCAAGGATGGTGTCTGTGCCCAAATTGAAAAGAACTTTGCCAGGGCTAAATGGAAGGTAAGGCTTGGATGGCTCTTTCCCTGGACTGATCTCAAGTCCGCCTTTCTGGCATCCACAGTTTCTGGCCTGCATCACACACAGGCTTTTCTCCACCCACTGTATGGCTTAAGCTACTATCTTAAGTAGGTGTCCTGAAGCAGCTGGGTGCTTAGCCCTGGGGAGATCAGAGGAAGCCAGGGACAGCATCGGAAGGTCTGGGTTTGGCTTTTGCCGAGGTATGGATCTAGCTTCCGTAAGCCTCACTCTGGGACTTTCTCACTATCTTCCTTTCAGAAAGCTGTTCGAGTGACCACCCTTATGAAACGGCTTCGGGCACCAGAGCAGTCCAGCACAGCGGCAGCCCAGTCTGCCCCAGCCACAGACACTGCCACTCCTGGGGCTGCGGGTGGGGCCACAGCTGCAAGTGGAGCTGCCCCAGCCCTTGGGGGCAGTGCCACCTCAGCCACAACAGGTGATGCTGCTCTtgctgcaaagagtgataatgtAGTCCCCGCAGACCGTAGTGCAACCCCAGCCACAGATGGCAGCACCACCCCAGCCACTGACGGGAGTGTCACCCCAGCCACCGATGGGAGTATGACCCCAGCCACCGACGGGAGTGTCACTCCAGCCACTGACAGGAGTGCTACTCCAGCCACTGATGGGAGAGCCACGCCAGCCACGGAAGAGAGCACTGTGCCCACCACCCAAAGCAGTGCCACACCAGCCACCAAGGCAGCTGCCACCCCTGAGCCGGCTGTGGCCCAGCCGGACAGCATAGCCCCAGGGGGCACAACAGGCCAGGCTCCACCCTCTAGCAAAGGGGAAGAGGCTGCTGGCTCTGCCCAGGAGTCTCGGAGGGAGGAGACCAGCTGAGTGGGCAGGCTGGTGGGGGGACGGGGACGGGCAGGAGGGTGGGAGAGTGGATGAGGGGCTTTTCACTGTACATAGAGTCACTGGCATgatgccctcctccccacccccacccctacctcccAGTGTGGGGCATGTCTGGGAGCCACAGGAGAACAGTCTCCtctcctgtgtgtatgtgtgtgagtggtGGGCAGGCCAGAGAGACAGgaccagccccagcccctgcatGGATTCCTCGTGGCTTTTCTGTCTTTTGCTAGCTTCACCAGTTTTTGTTCCTTGTGGGATGCTGCTCTAGGGATACTCAGGAGgtccctgttccccttccccttccctttttgcCTCACAATTCCCCCAGGCAGGCCCTGTAGGTCCCATCCTCTCCCAGGCCCTACACTTGGGTGGCCTTGCCCTGAGAGCTGGTCCTCCAGCGAGGCCCTGTCAGCGGTCTTAGGCTCCTATACATGAAGGTATGTGCCTGTAGTGTGTGGACTGTTCTGGGAGTAGACACAGGCTGGTATAGAGAATGCAAAAATCTAGGGCAGTATGCTTTCAGACAGACTGGTCGCATGGCTGGGGGGACTGCTTGGTAGATCTGGGGGTCCTCagaagttaaaaagaatgaggagggTAGAAGCTTCCATCTTTGTCCCTAGGAAGCCCCTCCCAAGACACTTGTGCTATTTCCTGCCCTCCTGGGTCCTGCAGTGGGTTGCCCTGTGCTGAGTCCATGAGCCTATATGGGGAAAGAGGAGCAATTAGCAATGAGAACTGGGAGGGCAGAGTGCAGCCCAGCACCTAGTGCACCAGCCTAGCTGGGTCCTTACCCTGGGCCAAACTGGGAGGGCTGATATCCTCTGGCTCTTCCCAGATGGCCCCCCTCAGGATCAGCCCACAGTCCTCTGCATCCCAGGGGGACTGCTCCATGGCAGTATCCCATAGTCTGATTTGGGGGTTTGCCCTTCACAGAGGcagattttctctttcctgcttcaATAACAAAATAGGGAGGAGCCCCTTTTACGTCTTTGATCTGCTTCCCCTTCTATTGGGGCTTAGAGACCGGCCCAGGTGCCCCTGAGCCATGCTGAGTTGCTTGTGCTGGGATGAGGAAGTAGAATAAGGCTCCTGTTTCCTGATGTAGGCTCCTGGCAGGTGCCCTTTGTCAGACCCCTCCACATCCTGGGCAGGCAGCCACACTGGTCCCAGCCCTCGCTTGGCACTTTGGTGGCTGTCCTACCCTTCTCCCTGCATGCCTGTGGGTCTGCTCTGGTGTACGAAGGTCAGTGGGCTAAATGTGTGCCTGCTGATCCTGGCAAATAAATGTCACCCTGCCAACGCCTCTGGCCACCCTCTCgccttttcttcctctgtcttacTGGGGAGGGGCCCCTGgaaggcagtgggggaggggagaggctgggagcagGTTCACAGGTAGTGAGTGGCCTGTGCTCAGTGCCGTGTGGCTTGGGCTGAGGATGCAGGTCATCCTCACTACAGTGTGTTCcttggtggtggtggcagggtcCTCTGGACTCTAGAAATCCATGTGGGTTGTGGGTCCTGTCCTGGACTTGTGCCAAGGAATAACCTCTGGGCTGCTGTCCTGACAAGTCCTATTGAACAAGGAGTCCTGGTTTTAATTAGGCATAGAACTAGAACCCACCGAAGAGCAGCCACCACAGGGAGAGACCTTGCCTATGACCAAAGTGGGCTTCCATAGATTGGGAGTGGGGCATGGTGGGCATTGCACAAAGGTTCTATGCTGCACTTTGTGATGATTCCTCCTTCCTGGGAACAATACCTGTGCTTTCCACATAGGCCCAGAGGATTCACTCTGGGTCTACTTCAGGTGGAACATATCAGATACTTTATATTATAGGGCGCTACATAAGGTTTCTTCTGGGGAGAGGGGTGTAACACTGCTAAAAATAGTTAACTGAAAACTCCTAAGAAGACTTGTTCCAGCTGGCGCGTCCAGGTAAACTCACCAGGGATGCTGCTCTTTCTCAAGGAAGACCCCAAAGATAATTTTTCTTACGTGTGAGTAGGAGAAAGAGTTTGTTAGTCATTGGCCTATGAAATATCTGGGCCTCCAAAAATTCCAACCCCACTGCAGTGCAGACGCATAACTGATCCTCCTGGGAGCTAAGAGCTAAAGTCAGGGTACTGGCCCTGCTGCCTCCAAACTTAGGGATCGTCAGTCATGCCTTACTTGGTTGGGTAAAGCCAAGGTGAGCTTTGGGTGTCCTGTGTCCATTTTTCTAGGATCACTCAAGAGCCGAGGGCTGACAGGGTGAGCATTTTTTTGGTCTGTGGGAACTGGGGGCTTCCAGCGTACGGTCCAGCACTGCCCAGGGCGCAGGGGAGCCGCTCTCCATCAGGATCATGGTCCCGTTTTCCTACCACCGTGGTCTTGATTCTCCCGAAGTACAAAGAAGGCTGCCCAGAGAGGACGGGGCTGAGGAGCCCTAGCCCGGCGTGCCTCGCACCAGCTCTGGCTTGGGACCGTAACAGCCTGTCTTGATCTAGAAGGTGTCCCAGCGGGCGGCGTAACTGCTTCAGGTCCCAATTCAACTCTGCACTGTTGCGGTACAGTTTGTCTTCCCCGGAGCCAACAGAGCGCTACCGCGGATAAGGTCAGGCCCGCGATCCGCTCTAGGATTCTCTATTGCCGCAGGGCCATTAAGCCCCGCCCCTGAGGGCTCGTCCAATCGGACCCAACCTTCAGGCTCTGCCTCCGCGTTTCGTGTAACCACTTCCGGTTCTGTTCCGGAAGTCGCGCAGTGGAGCCAAATTTGAAGCGAGCCGAGGCGGTGGGGAGCGGCTACGGTCGGTCGCGGTTTCCTTGGCTACCTGAGTCCCTTGAATCCAGTCAACATGCCTATTCGTGCGCTGTGTACCATCTGCTCCGACTTCTTCGACCATTCGCGCGACGTGGCCGCCATCCACTGCGGCCACACCTTCCACCTGCAGTGGTGAGTGACCGCTGTTTCCGGGCTGGGCGCTCGCCCCTGTACCGCTACAGGACTGTGAGGCGTCGGGCCTCTGGATGACCGGTCCCCGGAGCCCAGAACGGTGATGAGGACGGCACTAGACAGAGCCCCACGGGAGGTTCTGGACCTGGGCAGAGAGGGTCAGGGCAGACTTTCCGgcggaggtgacatttgagttgagtCCCGAGGGGGACAGAATTGGTTCAGTGAAAATAGAGGGCTTCATTGATTGGCTTGCAAAGAGATGTGACTTCAAAACTATTAGCCGGGGTGGAGGTGAGCTTTCACCAAATTGACGAGCCCTTTTATTTCTCCGAGGTAGAAACCTGATAGGCGTCTAGCTACCTCATTTGTTGTGATTTGCATGATGGTTTGGAATGATTCTATTCAGGGTCATCTCTTTGGTTAGACACCCCAGTGTACTCACTGATGCCATCAAACCCAAGTTAACATGGAAAGGAAAGAGGTGCTCCCCCCGTCCTGCTGACCCTATGGGATTCTTCTATTGAGTACAGCTGGTGAGAAAAGATTCCTCTAGCAGCAGTGGATAGGCTGATTCAGAGCTCCTTTGCTCCTTTAGTTGTTGGGTGAAATATACAGAAcagaaaatttacaattttatccatttttttcttttcctttttctcatcatatgctttcttattttagtataaatatataacataaagtttagcattgtaaccttttttttttttggactgttACAAAGTTTGTTTAACAAAGAACTTCAATATGAAAAAGTACACAACCCATTTTAAAATAGACCCTTTGGAGAAGGGATATGTGGAAGCAATTGATTTAAAGGGCACACCCATTGTTTATACTCTTTCCAAGGCTTCTAACTTGatagtatttccttattttgccACCATTTCAATATTGTTGCCCACTAGTTGCCATTATCTGTCCACATTCATCTATCACAAGATTCATAAATGGATCAAATTCTTGCAGTATTCCTTGGACGTGTTTGCCACCATTTAATTTCAGTGATAAATTTTTGTTAACTTGGGAGGGTGAGCTTTGCTACTGGTGTTTATTTGGTGAGCTCAAAGATGCCTTCCATTTTAaccgtttttaagtgtacaattcagtgaaaTTAAATGCATTAACAGTGTTGAGTAACTATCACCATTATCTATTTCCAGAAATTTTCCATCATTCCAGACAGAAacactgtacccattaaacaatagctCTCCATTCTCCTCTCCACACAATCCCTAGAAAcctattttatcttccttttttaatatatacatttgttttgaggctttttccttagctttttaattaattaatttattaattaatttattattttttggtggggggaaggggaacaggactttattggggaacagtgtgtatttctaggacttttcccaactcaagttgttgtcctttcagtcttagttgtggagggcgcagcttcagcttcaggtccagttgccgttgttagttgcagggggcgcagcccaccatcccttgtgggagtcgaaccggcaaccttgtggttgagagaacacactccagccaactgagccatctgggaggcagctcagctcaaggtgccgtgttcaaccttagttgcagggggcgttgcccaccatcccttgcaagagtcgaggagtcaaactggcaagtctgtggttgagagctcagctccaaccaactgagccatctggcactggcccacgtggaaattgaacgggcagccttcggcgttaggagcacagagctccaatcgcctgagccaccgggccagccccctatTTTATCTTCTGTCTCCTTGAATTTTCCAATTTAGATAcctcatatgaatggaatcatacaatatttgttcttttgaacAAATGCTTATTTCACTAagtacaatgttttcaaggttcatccatatggTAGCATGTATcaggatttcattcctttttatgattaaataatatttaattgtatggaaatatcatattttgtttatcccttcccttcctctgttAATGGACTTGGTTTGTTTCCGTGTTGTGGCTACTATGAGtaatgctactatgaatattggtgtacaaatatctgtttgagtccctgctttcatttcttttgggttatgcccagaggtagaattgctggctcatatggtaattctgtttaacttttttggAAACTGCCTTACTGTTTTCTACATTGACTGCACCatcttacatttccaccagcaatgcacaagtgttccagtttctccacatccttgtcaacacttgttattttctgttttgtttttgttttttataaaagcCATCCTaacagatgttttcttttttagggtATGTATTTATAGCTATCAGTTTCCCTTTTAACACTACCTTTGctgtattttatgttttggtatgttgtgttttcatttttcattcatctaaaggtattttctaatttctcttatgatttcttctttacCTATTGGTTGTTTAAGAGTGTGTTGTTAATTTCCTCATATctgtgaattttccatttttcttttgttactgatttttaattcatttcattgtgatcagaaaagagAATGTctcatgtgcacttgagaaaaatgtgtactCTATTATTGGGTGGAGTATATGTCTGTTAGATCTAGTGttggtttatagtgttgttcaagtcttctatttccttattgatcaTCTGTCTGATTGTTTTATCCATTCTTGAAAGTGTGGGGTATTgagcttctggtcaagatggtggagtaggtaacagctgtgctcacctcctcccaggataccttcaaaattacaactaaattatagaacaaccataattgagaatcacctgaagtctagctgaacagaagccctatagctaaggatatatagtagccacatggagactggtaggggcagagatgtggaatgtgCTGGTCTCATACCtacgtgtggcagttaaaaattgggagggatatcttggctgtggaggtcccctcagaggagcaaggggtcccagctccacaccaggctctccagtgccagggagagaagtccccataacttctaactgcgaaaaccagtggagatggagggtggctggagtctcaggcattcctcttaaacgGCCTGTGCGCGGACTTACTCGCTGACATACTACTTACTctgggttccagtgctggggcagttactcaaaaggtgccaggga
This Rhinolophus sinicus isolate RSC01 linkage group LG10, ASM3656204v1, whole genome shotgun sequence DNA region includes the following protein-coding sequences:
- the CAMKV gene encoding caM kinase-like vesicle-associated protein translates to MPFGCVTLGDKKNYNQPSEVTDRYDLGQVIKTEEFCEIFRAKDKTTGKLHTCKKFQKRDGRKVRKAAKNEIGILKMVKHPNILQLVDVFVTRKEYFIFLELATGREVFDWILDQGYYSERDTSNVVRQVLEAVAYLHSLKIVHRNLKLENLVYYNRLKNSKIVISDFHLAKLENGLIKEPCGTPEYLAPEVVGRQRYGRPVDCWAIGVIMYILLSGNPPFYEEVEEDDYENHDKNLFRKILAGDYEFDSPYWDDISQAAKDLVTRLMEVEQDQRITAEEAISHEWISGNAASDKNIKDGVCAQIEKNFARAKWKKAVRVTTLMKRLRAPEQSSTAAAQSAPATDTATPGAAGGATAASGAAPALGGSATSATTGDAALAAKSDNVVPADRSATPATDGSTTPATDGSVTPATDGSMTPATDGSVTPATDRSATPATDGRATPATEESTVPTTQSSATPATKAAATPEPAVAQPDSIAPGGTTGQAPPSSKGEEAAGSAQESRREETS